The genomic window TGCTGCAGTCTAATTGTTTTTTTGTAATTTGCTATATTACTGGTCTGTTATAAGTTCTGATGAATTATAGATAATATCAATATGAGACTTACGTTGTTGGACCTTGACCCCACTGAAAAACAAAAATCAATGACACATCACATAGACAACAAAGTAACCAACATTTCAAAGCTctaacatttaacatttagtttattttttattttacctgcaGGCATTGTCCAGGATGCCTACGTCATCGTAAATCTCAGGCTTTCTCTCAGACTGGTTAGGTAGGGGTCCTTTCTTCTGCTCCTTTATAAGGTCATAGTCAATGCCCACTGACTCAGTCCGTACATAGCCATCTACAACACAGCAAGGAGGAGGAGGCAGtgagaacaggaagagagagggtggtgtgtgtgtgtgtgtgtatttatatgtgtGTATTTACTGTATGTGTATACACTTACAGTTTCCCTCATTGTTCCTGGCCAGCCAACGTCCCTCTGGGTTGTCAGTGATGCGTATGATATCTATAGTCTCTCCCTGTGCTAGTGGCAGGTCAGTCTTTCCTCCTTTACATTCCACCTGAGCCTTGGCTTTGTGAATCACCTGAATCGGCCCTGAGAGCTACAAACAGGGATATGTGTTATGGCTGTAATAGATATAACTCCAGATATATGCATATCCTGCTTACCTTGTACTTTTTCTTTGCCTCTTGCTCCTTCTTCTCTCTGGCTTTCTGCATTTTCTTCTCCTGCTCTAGTCGTTTCTTCTCCTCTTTGTCGCTCTTCTTCTCTTGCCCTTTCACTTCGTTGGTTTCTTTCGATCCTTTAGCCTCCTGTTCAATCCTGtcgtgagagagaaagagagtaaatGTTGGATAAAGAATTATACTGGGGTTGAGAATcaaacatataaactcagcaaaaaaagaaacgtccctttttcaggaccctgtctttcaaagtaattcgtaaaaatccaaataacttcacagatcttcattgtaaagggtttaaactgtttcccatgcttgttcaatgaaccataaacaattaatgaacatgcacctgtggaacggtcgttaagacactaacagattacagacggtaggcaattaaggttacagttatgaaaactttgtTATGACAAAACACAGTTATGAAAaccactaaagaggcctttctaatgactctgaaaaacaccaaaagaaagatgcccaggactgcagatgtggccagggcaataaattacaatgtccgtaatgtgagacgcctaagacagcactacagggagacaggacggatagctgatcatcctcgcagtggcagaccacgtgtaacaacacctgcacaggatcggtacatccgaacatcacacctgcgggacaggtacaggatggcaacaacaactgccccgagttataccaggaacgcacaatccctccatcagtgctcagactgcccgcaataggctgagagaggctggactgagggcttgtaggcctgttgtaaggcaggtcctcaccagacatcaccggcaacaacgtcgcctatgggcacaaacccaccatcactggaccagacaggactggcaaacaGTACTCTTCAATGACGaatcgtggttttgtctcaccaggggtgatggtcagtttcgagtttatcgtcgaaggaatgagcgttacactgaggcctgtactctggaacgggaCCGATTTgtaggtggagggtctgtcatggtccggggcggtgtgtcacagcatcatcggactgagcttgttgtcattgcaggcaatctcaaagtTGTGCCttacagggaagatatcctcctccctcatgtggtacccttcctgcaggctcatcctgacatgaccctcctgcatgacaatgccaccagccatactgctcgttcggtgcgtgatttcctgtaagacaggaatgtcagtgttctgccatggccagcgaagagcccagatctcaatcccattgagcacgtctgggacctgttggatcggagggtgagggctaaggccattccctccagaaatgtccaggaacttgcaggtgccttggtggaagactggggtaacatctcacagcaagaactggaaaatctggtgcagtccatgaggaggagatgcactgtagtacttaatgcagctggtggccacactagattctgactgttacttttgattttgacccccccttagttcagggacacattattcaatttctgttagtcacatgtctgtggaacttgttcagtttatgtctcagttgttgaatcttgttatgttcatacaaatattaacacatgttaagtttgcagaaaagaaacgcagttgacagtgagagggcgtttctgtttttgctgagtttagatgatAATACAACAGAGGTGTCACTATTATATATAACATCTTTTTACGTTCTATTCATTATTTTTCTGTGATAAAGATTCCTCTCACCATCTCTCCTCTAAGTCTTCATACATCTCTTCCTCACTCAACTCTGCCTGTTAGAGGATGGGACATACAATATTACAATCAAGCTTTAAAGTGAAGCTGCAAACTAACAGAAATGATTGTTATCAAAGACGGATGAAACTTGTTGTAGAGAAGTGGACTGTAAACATACTGTATCTAAATATGTAAATGACCATTCAAACACATTTTCAGTCAGAAGTGGCTTACTGAAGCTACATACCGCAAGGGTCTCGATATTGCTCTTAACCACTTCCTCTTTTCTCCCAGCATGTTATTTCTACAGCTATATGTGTCACACTTACTTTAACACCGATCATGTGCCCTGTCTAAATGCATGCTATGTACAGTGCAGTAACTAGTTGTACAGTTTCGAGGCTCCATATTACCGGTATCAGGCAAATCAGATATTATACCTCAATTTTCAGGTTGGGATGTCCTGTAATGAAAACCAAACAAACATATAAATCATTTTCAGTTATATGTTGATTATTGACATAATTTATATCTTAGCTTATATCCACAACATTGAGTATTAAACACATTTCTATTTCTTAATTTGAACCAATCATCTTTGTTCCACCAAATGATTTAGGGCCTAGCTACACATATTATTCACAGTGCCCCGTAGCGCTCGTATAGGTGAGGTTGTGTAAGAATGGAAGTGGCACCTCCAGGGGGAAGGGGTGAAGGGAGATTCATGACCCCAATGTCGTCATAGCTCTCCTCCTGGTCGGCCTGGATTCTGATCATCATTCATGgttagaaagacacacacacacggtcattcATGTTATTATCACAACACCAAAGACTTtagaacagggatgggcaactttgatgggggtgggggccacaaaaaaaactgaatttaagaataaccagtgttgtgttcgagaccacctaaagcAAGACCGATTCAAGACCAACACCGGAGCGAAtcaagtccaagtcaagaccaagaccggaggggGAGCGAGACTGAGTGAAGACCGGAAGGGGGACAAGAGGTCTGAGatcgagtcaagaccgagaccagaaTTTTTTTGGTCCAATTCAAGACCGTGACTGTAATTTTGTCAAATCGTCACCATAATAAGAGTTCAACatttccaatatttctgtaataatatttcagaagaacatatggattctttaTACATTTAGAATGGTAAAGAAAAATGCATGCAGAGGGCAAATAGAGATGCTCTACAAATGTTTACTAGCCCAAACACAGCAGGGAACAATGAGGACCTTCTATGCTTTCAGAGAAAGGCTAAGGATTTATGgcataatacaaataataataattagattattttcaatgatgttctGATTTAGTCTCTTCAGTTTTTGTTAGAACGGAAAAGGTTAAAactgaagagaaaaaaatatccaATCAATATttttctagctagctaagttagccacTGGCTAGGCCATCCGAAACTTGATAgaaggcatctgccattcaactgtattagggcaacattttagagtgacagtggaatcaaccaatcacattgacTTGTAATTGACCCAACAGGTCAAAGGTTTTCCCACGGTTTAACTGGCTAGCTTTTGTTATAGGCTAGTTTGCAGCGGCTGCAGTGGGTGTTATCGAAGTGGACGTTGTTGCTCATTTTTTagcttctctccttctccccaagAATAACTTTCAAAAAGAAGTTAAGTTTCAAATGATCATCATCTGGTGGAACTGTGTTTTTTATTAAAGCTCACATACTGTTGATAaccatctctttgaaaataacttgtgtgtgtgaaacacattgttgcatttaaactttagatcagtggttactttgtgtgctaaacgtgaaatgttttttgcaatgggaagtaatagttgtacatttcgaTTGGGAAATGCTTACCCAATGGTTGTGTTTTTAtattcttatgattgggacctactggcttattatgtccGAGTGCAtggactgctgtctttccatcgagcctatgcagtggtgtagttgtgCCTGGAAAAGTGGGTCCTGTGTGAAGCAAAGGCGCCCTTGGGAAAAATCCTATTGGATTTTTCAGGTTGTCACTCTCAAAATAACGCCAAAAATGTGATGTTGTAAGTCAACagcaatgcttaaaccacaccaGGAGACCACTGTTGATGTCTGGGAAAAATCTAGAATTTTGGGGGGAGGATATAGTTGCCCTTTAATTCAATTGAGCAAAACAAATGATACAAATCAGCATTATATCATTCtgtcaggtaggcctacattgcaGTCAACATTTAATTGGGAAGGTTTTTTGGGGGAAACCTTTAGAAATGTTCATGCAAACAGCACATGATGACTGGATTACACATCACAAATAGCCAACTAACCAAGACTTGTGTACCAAACGTTTTCAATGCACGGTTTGATTACCCAATGTTGCATTAGTTCGCATTTACTGTTAGATATAATATGTTGAAACGTCTTTCCTACCAACCAgctaccgatgtcattcttctgtgagctgctccatgaaAACCAGTTGAGAGCTTCGCGCTCTTCCTGCCTGTAGATGATATTCAGTTGAAACGAGGCTATATGTGCTGCGCGCATGTTAATACATTTCACGTCCTTTCtgattgtgtaggctactttgtgcatgatttctctattgtagCCTACTACATCATTAATACGTCATATACCATCACTACACTACTTTGAGACGCAACAGAAGGGATTAAGAAGGGTGTATaggcaatgcccactgaaaagaAAGTGGGTATAGGACGTATACCTATGTatagcctccactacaccactgaccctttgtgttttacaaaaaaTGCAATCTAATACTTGAGTGAGCTGGTGTTATGGTTGCTGTCCTTTCCGCATCATgagcctgtcacacactgaaggcctaggtCCAATAGGTTTGCCACTGTGCAAATatgtctataatagatataaaGACTGTTACAATTTCACCCTGTCTCCCCTTTACTAATAGTGAATGCACAACCTTCAACAATTTCCCCCACTCTTCCCTACCAGCGAGTCAAGGAATTTTTGGAAAAAGTTTGAGCATATTTTTCTTTCATGAAAATAAAGGACAGTAATGGTACGAGTAAGGTAGGAATCCCAGGTTTCAATAGTCCACAAGATATTCATGTTTCAAaaaggagtgtatatatttggACTGGCGAAGCGATTTTAtggctgactgaatggaagctgttTTTTTACTCTGCTGGTCTCGGCTGGTTCCTGAAGAAATTATGAGTCCTCACTGTCCGAGACTAGTCAAGACCGAGTATCCGACACCGAGACAAAACagagacactcaatatgtggtctcgagaccggacctgagtactacaacactgggaATAACAACCTAAAGTCTACAGTGTCAGTTCCTTCCatatgtgtttgtctgtgtatgatATCAGTAAGTATGTGATATTAAGAACCCCAgtagcttcctgtgacaacctaAATATAGAAATGAGCTCAGTGGCGAATCGCGCGCACGGGGGGAGGCTATAGGGGTGTGTGGTATGCTAGTGAGTTAGCCTATGGTGCTTAACGTTTGTATGCTGTAAGGAGTTTCTTCTTGAATCGGTGATTCTCATAAGCCAAGTATTGTACTTACATAGCTGCaggggagttagagaggaggcAGGGTGTCAGAGGTGCAGGGAAACTGCTAGGGTGGGGAGCAAGAGGACAAGGAGGAGGCCCCGCTGCGCTCAACTCAGGACCTGTCACACAACAACAAAGCAAAAGAACCATGCTTGTTGGGCATGTTTTCTCCTAATGGTTGAGGTTAGAATTTGAGGAGGgtaaagctgatcctagatctgtgccttagCTTCTACCTCTGGTTCTGTCATTCTCTTTATGAGACATGATGACATATTTAAGGAAGAGGACTGGGTCTTGTGACATGTCAACTAGACACAATAATTAGGTTTTAATGTATTTCGGGTGTACatagaggaaaggagaagagatcTCACCTTCAGTCCTAAACCTCTGTAAGGTAACATGGGGAGGCCTGTTGGGTTTCAGAGGAGGGTCCCCCAGAGAAAACACATTAGGCAGGGGTTTCTTCTTAGGGGCAGAGGGATCATCATTCTCTTCATGAGGGACCAGTCCATCCTTCGCTGCAGCTTGCGTTGTCAGGAAGTTGGGTTTCAGAGTGAGAGGAGGTTGGGAAGGCATACATTTGCTAGAGTTCAAAGTTTGGAGGCTTGCTTCACTTTCCTGTCTAGAGAGGGAGTTCTGCTGGGTGTGGGGTGGAACGAATTTGAACATGGAGATCGGGCGCAATTTGGGGGTGGATGGTGTTGGATGTTCCTTCAGGGTCTCCTGGTCAAGGTTGGACTGCAGTGATGAGATGGAGATCTTTGGTTTGAGGGCTAAGGGCAGTTTAGGGACTGTAAGGGTGTTTTCTGACTCACTGTCCTTTACCCACGGGGGTTTGGCTGAGCCTGAGGCCAGAGCCGGTTTGACCTTGTTGTCCAGAAAGGCTGTGTTGACAGGAGGTCTTTTCAGTGGAGGTATGGTGAAAGAGGACTCAGGCCCTGAAGACTTTGTGTCCCTGATGGTCTCCACAGGCCTTGGTTTGAAGGACTGGGGTTTGGGGAACAAGGTTCCTACATCTTCTCTGGCTGCGGTCTCAAATTTCTTCTGAAACACAGGCTTACTTGCAGGGGAGTTAGTGATGGTCAGGGCTCCTCCTGATCGACTCTTCTCCAGGGCAGCTAGCTTGGCTAAGAGAGGGGAACTAGTGGAGAGGCTGGAGTGGGATGCCAGTTTAGGGTGAACCCCTCCCTCCACGGGGCTGCCTTCTCCTGTGTTGAAACGAGCCATAAGAGCCCTGATGTCTGATCTTTCCTCCTGGGTAGAAATATGGTGAGAGAATTACATACCTTGTGTCATTTTGGCGTAACTTTGattttaaataagaatagaagatgtttctgaacaattctacattaatgtggatgctaccatgattacggaaaATCATGAATTCATCATAAATAATGATGGTCATACCCTCAAAAATCCTGAATAAAGATCGTACCTCCCAAAaaagctaacctctcaccattaccaataactgGGAAGGTTAGCATCTTTTCaggggtatgatctttgtgcctctgtacctttctcactcatcattatttaccgttcattcatgattatccataatcatggtagcatccgcATTCATTTAGATTTTTTCAGAAACAtctattcttatttataataaaagtgactccaaaattagacaatacattattcaccattctgTTCCTTTGGGCACaaaatcatctgaaacacaaccaaaacaaacagcaaatgatTCCAACAAgtgtgtagtcacaagcttgatgtagtcattgcatgctaggaatatcggaccaaatactcaacttttgactactttaatacactatgagtGAATTTGTCAGAGTACTCAtgatgacttcttcaaatgggggggaTCAGAAACATAAAGTCCTTTCACTTCTCAACGATAAATCAGATATGTATGAATtcatgaaaataccctcaattAAAAGGTGACGTTCTGTACTGTCGCCACCTATGAGacattttagcttcactgtccaaataaatacggaAGGGAGTGTATACTGTATTACATTTATCTCAATGGCTTCCTCTCCTTTAATTGCACTGATCTGAAAACCAAGGACAGGACAGATGAAACCACGAAGGTGATGTTGATTTTGCCTGTCCAGTACTTTCCAATCAGTGAGGAGACAAGATGATTCCTCTTTAGACCATTGGGATGCAGATGCAGCCATATTTTACCCATACCTTTAATTCACAGCAAAATACATTAATACATGTGACTCAATGACTCATTCTAACAGACCTTATTAAAAAGGTTTCCTTTCAGCTTTATTTGGCAGGCAAATATCTGTAAGAGACGTCCACAACCATGGCATACATCAGAATTAAGATAATTAACTAAAAGGTAACTTCAAATAAACCAGAACGTTCTTTGGGAAAGTAATTCCGAAGACTTTGTAGATATACACACTCAAAAATCAATTTCCTCCCATGGCATCCACCCTGACACAAGCACTCACCTAATCTGTCCACGTTTCGCCATACACTGTATAGCCCTGGCCTTGTGTGGGTCTGGAGACAATGTAATACTATCCTTTACAAAGACCTATGATTTTTGTACATACACAGGAAGTGTATGGGCTATTACTATTCTGATCAAGGGAGGTGAGAAATGAGAAGTGCTATCGGCAGTCTGTACACAGTTTATATGAACACAACCACTGTCATACCAGTGCTAAGCAACTGACATACATTGGCATTTTAACTACCAAACCGTAGCTGCTTTGAGCCAACtagtacagtggcttgtgaaagtattcacccccttggcatttttcctattttgttgacttacaacctggaattaaaatgtatttttggggggtttgtatcatttgatttacctaccactttgaagatgcaaaatattttttttattgtgaaacaaacaagaaataagacaaaaaaaagaaaacttgagcgtgcataactattcacccccccaaagtcaatattttgtagagacaccttttgcagcaattacagctgcaagtctcttggggtatgtctctataagcttggcacatctagccactgggatttttgcccattcttcaaggtaaaactgctccagctccttcaagatgAATGGGTTCTGCTGGTTTACAGcaaagtcataccacagattctcaattggattgaggtctgggctttgactaggccattccaagacatttaaatgtttccccttacaccactcgagtgttgctttagcagtatgcttagggtcattgtcctgctggaaggtgaacctccgtcccagtctcaaatctctggaagacaaacaggtttccctcaagaatttccctgtatttagtattttttaaataattttttaaattttctttaagcaatggcttttttctggccactcttccgtaaagcccagctctgtggagtgtatggcttaaagtggtcctatggacagacactc from Salmo trutta chromosome 9, fSalTru1.1, whole genome shotgun sequence includes these protein-coding regions:
- the LOC115200414 gene encoding FYN-binding protein 1, with translation MARFNTGEGSPVEGGVHPKLASHSSLSTSSPLLAKLAALEKSRSGGALTITNSPASKPVFQKKFETAAREDVGTLFPKPQSFKPRPVETIRDTKSSGPESSFTIPPLKRPPVNTAFLDNKVKPALASGSAKPPWVKDSESENTLTVPKLPLALKPKISISSLQSNLDQETLKEHPTPSTPKLRPISMFKFVPPHTQQNSLSRQESEASLQTLNSSKCMPSQPPLTLKPNFLTTQAAAKDGLVPHEENDDPSAPKKKPLPNVFSLGDPPLKPNRPPHVTLQRFRTEGPELSAAGPPPCPLAPHPSSFPAPLTPCLLSNSPAAIIQADQEESYDDIGVMNLPSPLPPGGHPNLKIEAELSEEEMYEDLEERWIEQEAKGSKETNEVKGQEKKSDKEEKKRLEQEKKMQKAREKKEQEAKKKYKLSGPIQVIHKAKAQVECKGGKTDLPLAQGETIDIIRITDNPEGRWLARNNEGNYGYVRTESVGIDYDLIKEQKKGPLPNQSERKPEIYDDVGILDNACSGVKVQQPEDGDIYDDVDGSNQNRFPPPPPTVFKEGDEIYDDVESQSFTAPPPLNSPPQLTPKGKQEVMDPKKKKKFEKEEKEFRKKFKFEGEIQVLYDVTIDPTLDSKKWGNKDLQLKPGEVIDVIVKPTNGKLIGRNRDGKFGYVSMVNVAQDGGDVYDDIGENCIYDND